The Syntrophorhabdales bacterium genome has a segment encoding these proteins:
- a CDS encoding DUF748 domain-containing protein, whose amino-acid sequence MVSRNKLIVAVVILIVIAGALVTLVRVGNKILKGQFEKSLGDNVKVAEIGLSWGRVEAREVQVLRDGKIIAAVKKLGLKPDLLTVFRKRIGISVLTIEEPVIELEIDKDGTFLLPSFPQEEATARKRADAGTRPASSAFAIDVKQIDITNGKLLLIDHRLKELNEIEASRINARFDNLHIPLTDDVSKVKLGMTLSGKLISGSVAIDGSIDLMRMGFNVAVEANNLAIANLPGSGPQARMEKVTFHASSQGKDAKLVEVSEVNLQKLYVRAQTNKEGKLINPLSNVLQVETGPAPGEPVGKTKPEPASQPTQVNVKGLKISQGEVLILDGKVSTPPYPLRLTDVSLNADQFASPPQDTFTTYECSVSIPGKESTGVLRASGKTKLKSLDTASTVSLHGLDITTVKPYILKAGDVNVTQGTIDLDLNLRIDHRNLDSPAKVVLKNLRFAPSNSAGEKFMAIPRGVVVEFLKANNNQIALDFVVNGSIDDPKFSLRETLMTRFAVQLADKLGLGAISAGQKLIETEQRGLKNLGESLKETSKSLRKLFSK is encoded by the coding sequence ATGGTCTCGCGTAACAAACTCATCGTTGCAGTAGTGATCCTGATTGTCATTGCAGGAGCCCTCGTCACCCTCGTCAGGGTGGGAAACAAAATCCTCAAGGGCCAGTTCGAAAAGTCTCTCGGCGACAACGTTAAGGTTGCTGAAATCGGCCTCTCCTGGGGCCGTGTAGAAGCACGCGAAGTGCAGGTGCTCAGAGACGGCAAGATTATAGCGGCAGTAAAGAAGCTCGGACTCAAACCCGACCTCCTGACCGTTTTCAGAAAGAGGATTGGCATCTCTGTTCTCACAATTGAAGAGCCCGTGATTGAGCTCGAGATAGACAAGGACGGCACCTTTCTCCTCCCGTCGTTCCCGCAAGAAGAAGCCACAGCACGCAAGAGGGCCGATGCAGGAACCCGGCCGGCGAGCAGCGCCTTTGCAATTGACGTGAAACAGATTGACATAACGAACGGAAAGCTTCTTCTCATAGACCACAGATTGAAAGAGTTGAACGAGATAGAAGCTTCCCGTATCAATGCGAGGTTCGACAATCTTCACATTCCTCTTACTGACGACGTCTCCAAGGTCAAGCTCGGCATGACTCTCAGCGGAAAATTGATTTCAGGTTCTGTGGCGATTGACGGCAGTATCGACTTGATGCGGATGGGTTTTAATGTCGCTGTTGAAGCAAACAACCTGGCAATCGCCAACCTCCCGGGAAGCGGACCGCAGGCGCGCATGGAAAAAGTGACTTTTCACGCATCGTCTCAGGGAAAAGATGCAAAGCTTGTCGAAGTCTCCGAGGTCAATCTTCAGAAGCTCTATGTGCGCGCCCAGACGAACAAGGAAGGGAAGCTCATCAATCCTTTATCCAACGTTCTGCAGGTTGAAACAGGCCCCGCACCCGGAGAGCCGGTCGGCAAAACCAAACCTGAACCGGCATCGCAGCCGACGCAGGTGAACGTCAAGGGCCTCAAGATCAGCCAGGGAGAAGTGCTTATCCTTGACGGCAAGGTCAGCACGCCGCCCTATCCCCTGCGCCTCACCGACGTATCCCTCAATGCGGATCAGTTTGCCAGCCCTCCGCAGGACACATTTACCACGTACGAATGTTCAGTGAGCATCCCCGGAAAAGAGAGCACAGGAGTGCTTCGGGCATCCGGCAAGACAAAGCTCAAGTCATTGGACACTGCCTCAACTGTCTCCCTGCACGGTCTTGACATAACGACAGTCAAGCCGTACATATTGAAGGCGGGTGACGTCAATGTCACGCAGGGGACAATCGATCTTGATCTCAACCTCCGCATCGATCACAGAAATCTTGACTCACCCGCAAAGGTAGTTCTGAAGAATCTCCGATTCGCACCAAGCAACAGCGCCGGGGAGAAGTTCATGGCTATACCCAGGGGCGTTGTGGTTGAATTCCTGAAAGCCAACAATAACCAAATTGCACTCGACTTCGTGGTAAACGGCAGTATCGATGATCCCAAATTCAGCCTGCGCGAGACCTTAATGACCCGGTTTGCTGTTCAACTTGCCGACAAATTAGGCCTCGGGGCAATCAGTGCCGGGCAAAAATTGATCGAAACAGAGCAGAGGGGACTGAAGAATCTAGGGGAGAGCCTCAAAGAAACTTCCAAAAGTTTGCGAAAGCTCTTCAGCAAGTAG
- the ilvA gene encoding threonine ammonia-lyase, with translation MVTRQDIQSAAERIRPFIHRTPLLHSRSLSDMSGADVYIKAENLQKTGSFKVRGAFNKLGIMETGKVIAASRGNHAQAVAFAAGILGIHAKIVMPANVPIVKEEATKGYGAEVELYGENLQQALDHALTQHGFTFVHPYDDDEIIAGQGTVGLEILEDLENIDCVIVPAGGGGLLAGIARTVKDASPSTQVIGVQTESAASAFCSFKEKRISQESALPTLADGIAVGCVGERPFEIITRYVDDMLLVPEDPIAMAILIFLERTKFLVEGAGAVPLAALLESRERFRRKRVVLVASGGNIDLNLIDRIIQKGLVTSGRLAIFGVTVDDVPGSLHAIAGIIAGHRGNIITVAHHRLDQELPVGKTKVIFTIESRTSEHLAQILKGIRAAGFEVK, from the coding sequence ATGGTAACCAGACAGGACATCCAGTCAGCGGCCGAGCGGATCAGGCCTTTCATACATAGGACGCCATTGCTCCATTCCCGCTCCTTGAGTGATATGAGTGGTGCCGACGTTTACATCAAGGCCGAGAACCTGCAGAAGACAGGTTCATTTAAAGTGAGGGGCGCCTTTAACAAATTGGGGATTATGGAAACGGGCAAGGTCATAGCAGCTTCCAGAGGCAATCACGCTCAGGCAGTGGCGTTCGCTGCAGGTATTCTCGGTATCCATGCAAAAATAGTAATGCCGGCAAACGTGCCCATCGTGAAAGAGGAAGCGACAAAAGGATACGGAGCAGAGGTTGAACTGTACGGGGAGAACCTGCAGCAGGCGCTTGACCACGCGCTCACGCAGCATGGCTTCACTTTCGTCCATCCTTACGACGACGATGAGATCATTGCGGGACAGGGAACCGTAGGACTGGAGATCCTGGAAGATCTCGAGAATATTGACTGCGTCATCGTGCCGGCAGGAGGGGGCGGGCTCCTGGCAGGCATCGCAAGAACAGTCAAGGACGCCTCCCCTTCCACTCAGGTTATAGGGGTTCAGACCGAGTCTGCTGCCTCCGCCTTTTGCTCCTTTAAAGAAAAAAGGATTTCTCAAGAAAGTGCGCTGCCAACACTGGCTGACGGCATAGCGGTAGGTTGTGTAGGAGAGAGACCGTTCGAGATCATAACCAGGTACGTGGATGACATGCTCCTGGTCCCGGAAGACCCTATTGCGATGGCCATCCTCATCTTCCTGGAGCGTACGAAGTTCCTTGTCGAGGGAGCGGGTGCGGTGCCGCTTGCCGCTCTGCTTGAGTCAAGGGAACGTTTCAGAAGAAAGCGTGTAGTGCTCGTCGCGAGCGGAGGGAACATAGACCTTAACCTGATCGACCGGATTATCCAGAAGGGCCTGGTGACAAGCGGCAGACTCGCAATCTTCGGGGTAACGGTCGATGATGTCCCCGGAAGTCTGCACGCCATCGCCGGAATAATCGCCGGCCATCGCGGCAACATTATCACTGTCGCTCACCACCGCCTCGACCAGGAACTACCCGTCGGAAAAACAAAAGTGATCTTCACGATCGAGTCTCGCACTTCGGAGCATCTCGCGCAGATACTCAAGGGTATCAGGGCAGCAGGATTCGAGGTAAAATGA
- a CDS encoding isoaspartyl peptidase/L-asparaginase yields the protein MISYGVVVHGGVGSPLALSDGCKKACVSAFRLLKKGESALEAVIEAARLLEDDGRYNAGSGSTLRLDGKTVEMDAGLMDSSGHLGTVISVRTVQNPILLAKGVISTPHVALSGQGAELFARKLGLRTFGKPSAKSLEQHRRLLRTIRQGKLAEHDSRWKDFDIKSLWNFEERFNDIMGADTIGAVALDRKGVLAVANSTGGASPMLLGRVGDSPMIGCGFYAGACAAVACTGTGEDIIRRMLARSIYDAIDHGAHVREACRKGVTSFPCESTLGVIAISKEGCAVVSNRQMAHYALYR from the coding sequence ATGATTTCTTACGGCGTTGTTGTCCACGGCGGGGTTGGCTCGCCACTCGCACTCAGCGACGGCTGCAAAAAAGCCTGCGTGTCAGCGTTCAGATTACTGAAGAAAGGCGAAAGCGCGCTCGAAGCAGTAATCGAGGCAGCACGACTGCTCGAAGATGACGGGCGCTACAACGCGGGTTCGGGCTCGACCCTGCGCCTTGACGGTAAAACAGTAGAAATGGATGCGGGTTTGATGGATTCGTCCGGCCATCTGGGTACGGTGATTTCTGTGCGTACAGTGCAAAACCCTATACTCCTGGCAAAGGGCGTGATAAGCACACCGCACGTGGCACTTTCCGGTCAGGGGGCAGAGCTCTTTGCGAGAAAGTTAGGCTTAAGGACGTTTGGTAAGCCCTCAGCGAAGAGCCTTGAGCAGCACAGAAGACTCTTGCGTACTATACGGCAGGGTAAGCTCGCAGAGCACGATTCGCGATGGAAAGATTTTGACATCAAGTCGCTCTGGAATTTCGAAGAGCGATTCAACGACATCATGGGCGCTGATACGATCGGCGCTGTCGCCCTCGACAGGAAAGGTGTCCTTGCAGTAGCCAACTCAACCGGCGGGGCGTCACCTATGTTGCTGGGACGGGTAGGAGACTCCCCCATGATCGGGTGCGGCTTTTACGCAGGTGCTTGTGCGGCCGTTGCATGCACAGGCACAGGCGAGGATATTATCAGGAGGATGCTGGCAAGAAGTATCTATGATGCGATTGACCACGGGGCGCACGTGCGAGAAGCCTGCAGAAAGGGCGTCACGTCATTCCCTTGCGAAAGCACGCTGGGCGTTATCGCAATCTCTAAAGAAGGCTGTGCTGTCGTATCCAATAGACAAATGGCACATTACGCGCTCTACCGCTAG
- a CDS encoding carbon-nitrogen hydrolase family protein, whose product MGDVLPKFKAAAIQAAPVYLDREASVEKACSLIKQAAENGAELIVLPEVFLPGGPYWAWNMEMRRAVKFSAELYLNSVDVPGESTARIGEVAKQYAAYVVIGINERDNKSLYNTLLFFDRKGRIMGKHRKLKPTGAEKLVWGEGDGSTHTVYDTDIGRMGGLICGEHTMALPGYTLAAMGEQVHIASWVGFSYSDTTLSEVCSRYHAIAYNAYVICSQGVLDEQVNKKLGLELRVGGAWTTIIEAGTGRVMAGPLAPAEEGIVYADVDLNNAVSHYFLHETTGHYWPKQFRVFFDERELKPLNFRKAPDVKENVVDQEPEPQERT is encoded by the coding sequence ATGGGAGACGTACTGCCGAAGTTCAAGGCTGCAGCCATTCAAGCGGCACCTGTGTACCTTGACAGAGAGGCGAGCGTAGAAAAAGCCTGTTCACTAATAAAACAGGCGGCGGAAAACGGCGCGGAACTTATTGTATTGCCAGAGGTCTTTCTTCCCGGCGGCCCGTACTGGGCCTGGAACATGGAGATGCGAAGAGCCGTCAAATTTTCCGCCGAGCTCTATCTCAACTCTGTGGATGTGCCGGGAGAATCCACCGCGAGGATCGGCGAGGTGGCAAAACAATATGCAGCCTATGTTGTCATCGGTATCAACGAACGAGATAACAAGAGTCTCTACAACACCCTTCTCTTTTTTGACCGGAAGGGACGCATCATGGGCAAGCACAGGAAGCTCAAACCTACAGGTGCAGAGAAGCTCGTCTGGGGTGAAGGGGACGGCAGCACGCATACCGTTTACGATACGGATATCGGCAGGATGGGCGGGCTTATATGCGGCGAGCACACAATGGCGTTGCCGGGCTATACGCTGGCCGCGATGGGCGAACAGGTACACATTGCGTCGTGGGTTGGCTTCTCTTATTCTGACACCACGCTGTCGGAAGTCTGCTCCAGGTATCACGCCATCGCGTACAATGCTTATGTTATTTGCAGCCAGGGCGTTCTCGACGAGCAGGTGAATAAGAAGCTCGGGCTTGAACTGCGTGTGGGCGGCGCCTGGACCACAATCATCGAGGCAGGCACGGGAAGGGTAATGGCAGGCCCTCTGGCGCCCGCTGAGGAAGGTATTGTGTACGCAGACGTAGATCTGAACAATGCCGTCTCTCATTATTTTCTGCACGAGACAACCGGCCATTACTGGCCCAAGCAGTTCCGTGTCTTTTTCGATGAACGCGAGCTGAAGCCTCTGAATTTCAGGAAGGCTCCCGATGTCAAGGAAAATGTGGTCGATCAGGAGCCAGAACCTCAGGAAAGGACGTGA